A stretch of Myxococcus hansupus DNA encodes these proteins:
- a CDS encoding MopE-related protein, with protein sequence MNRQTAPLRAAALRRSWWMLACLAVGCGEVQPDGDTPPNTQVRQSRLAGPLEVTRVAAGAYHSVALRSDGEVWAWGRNSDGQLGRGAVSATPEASPHPVALPGPMTAVAAGAGHSLAIDALGHVWAWGRNNRGQAGSALTGGPVLTPVQVTLPAPAVSIAARADYSLAVDANGDVWAWGQNIDGELGQHAADTLAHHTPVKVQLPQATAQGNCTPVDPLDLYRIADIAAGGHHVLALTRTGCVWAWGRNDAAQIGTGTESSTPVLVPTLVRNIPRAKAVAAGESHSLLYDDEMNRIVWTWGLNTSGQVGRDYIATTPPLPRQVVRTPFLVNGSEAAGGGLAAGDDFSLFIMGYPTGNVRSWGANAFGQLGNGTQALRQTPEYALRTLTGPPYTMAVDATRQVAGGARHGLAVRHEQYEYANCPVVWSWGDNSQGQLGTGSLTPASSVHAQPGLPLRRYFPDADDDGFGDSSQPMYSCLTEVPAGYSEIEGDCDDTQGDVHPDAEEVCDGIDNNCNGDVDENGCGSFWYRDADGDGYGDPSNAIRSPTQPTGYVADATDCNDQSPNVHPGHAELCDNVDNNCDGQIDEGAGTRWYRDADGDGFGNPGVSVIACARPTGYVSNANDCNDSNAQIHPNRAEVCDNIDNNCNGQVDEGVGSRWYRDADGDGYGNASVSVIACARPTGYVSNANDCNDNNAQVYPGRAEVCDNIDNNCNGQVDEGVGTYWYRDADSDGLGNGNVYVLACGQPAGYVANADDCNDNNAGVGGVQQYFRDADGDGFGNPSNSMWACSRPAGYVQDFGDCNDNNAQVHPYRTEVCDGLDNNCNGMVDEYIGSTFYRDADGDGWGNGQAPIQSCFQPAGYVTNASDCNDSNPSIGQPTVWYLDQDGDGYGHGGHWQYACNQPAGYVANGSDCHDSNASINPGMPESCLDHIDNNCDGYIAPYCGWTPDPNPNPWPCPPGQSCQEP encoded by the coding sequence TTGAATCGCCAGACAGCGCCGCTGCGCGCGGCCGCACTTCGTCGAAGTTGGTGGATGTTGGCGTGTCTCGCCGTGGGCTGTGGAGAGGTTCAGCCCGACGGTGACACGCCCCCGAATACACAGGTTCGTCAATCACGGCTTGCCGGCCCACTCGAGGTGACGCGGGTCGCCGCGGGCGCGTATCACTCCGTTGCCCTGCGCAGTGATGGCGAGGTCTGGGCATGGGGCCGGAACTCGGATGGACAGCTTGGACGCGGAGCCGTCAGCGCCACGCCCGAGGCCTCACCCCACCCCGTTGCCCTTCCGGGCCCCATGACCGCGGTCGCAGCGGGTGCTGGGCACTCGCTGGCAATCGACGCGCTGGGCCATGTCTGGGCCTGGGGGCGAAACAACCGGGGACAGGCTGGCAGTGCGCTCACGGGTGGGCCGGTCCTGACGCCGGTCCAGGTGACGCTACCGGCGCCCGCTGTCTCCATCGCGGCCCGCGCGGACTACTCGCTGGCTGTTGATGCGAACGGTGACGTCTGGGCCTGGGGACAGAATATTGATGGAGAGTTGGGGCAGCACGCGGCGGACACGCTGGCGCATCACACGCCGGTCAAGGTGCAACTCCCACAGGCAACTGCACAGGGCAACTGCACGCCTGTGGACCCCTTGGACCTCTACCGCATCGCGGATATCGCGGCGGGTGGCCATCACGTCCTGGCGCTAACGCGCACGGGCTGCGTCTGGGCTTGGGGACGCAATGACGCCGCGCAGATCGGAACCGGCACGGAGAGTTCGACGCCCGTCCTGGTGCCAACGCTGGTGCGCAACATCCCGCGTGCGAAGGCCGTTGCAGCGGGCGAGTCGCACTCGCTTCTCTACGACGATGAAATGAACAGAATCGTGTGGACGTGGGGCCTGAACACGTCGGGACAGGTGGGCCGCGACTACATCGCAACAACACCGCCACTCCCCAGGCAAGTGGTCCGGACGCCCTTTCTCGTCAATGGCAGTGAGGCCGCGGGTGGAGGACTCGCCGCGGGCGATGACTTCTCCCTGTTCATCATGGGATATCCCACAGGCAACGTGCGTAGCTGGGGCGCCAATGCATTCGGCCAGCTCGGCAACGGCACGCAGGCGCTTCGGCAAACGCCGGAGTATGCCCTGCGCACACTCACGGGGCCCCCGTACACAATGGCCGTTGACGCAACAAGGCAGGTCGCTGGCGGCGCGCGGCATGGTCTGGCCGTCCGTCACGAGCAGTACGAATATGCCAACTGTCCGGTCGTGTGGTCGTGGGGCGATAACAGCCAAGGCCAGCTTGGCACGGGCAGCCTGACGCCCGCCTCCAGCGTTCATGCGCAGCCCGGCCTCCCACTCCGGCGCTACTTCCCGGACGCGGATGACGACGGCTTCGGCGACTCCAGCCAGCCCATGTACTCGTGTCTCACGGAGGTCCCAGCGGGCTACTCGGAAATTGAGGGCGACTGCGACGACACCCAAGGTGACGTTCATCCCGACGCCGAGGAGGTCTGCGACGGCATCGACAACAACTGCAATGGGGACGTCGACGAGAACGGCTGCGGTAGCTTCTGGTATCGCGACGCGGACGGCGACGGCTACGGCGACCCGAGCAACGCCATCCGCTCCCCGACGCAGCCGACCGGCTACGTCGCCGACGCGACGGACTGCAATGACCAGAGCCCGAATGTCCACCCCGGCCACGCCGAACTCTGCGACAACGTCGACAACAACTGCGACGGGCAGATCGACGAAGGCGCCGGCACCCGCTGGTATCGCGACGCGGATGGCGACGGCTTCGGGAACCCCGGTGTCTCCGTCATCGCGTGTGCTCGTCCCACGGGATACGTGTCCAACGCGAACGACTGCAACGACAGCAACGCGCAGATTCACCCCAATCGCGCCGAGGTCTGCGACAACATCGACAACAACTGCAACGGACAGGTCGACGAGGGCGTCGGCTCACGTTGGTACCGCGACGCGGACGGCGACGGCTACGGGAACGCCAGCGTCTCCGTCATCGCCTGTGCTCGTCCCACGGGATACGTGTCCAACGCGAACGACTGCAACGACAACAACGCGCAGGTCTACCCCGGCCGCGCCGAGGTCTGCGACAACATCGACAACAACTGCAATGGCCAGGTGGATGAGGGCGTCGGCACCTACTGGTACCGCGACGCGGACAGCGACGGTCTCGGAAACGGCAATGTCTATGTGCTCGCCTGTGGCCAACCTGCCGGCTACGTGGCCAACGCGGACGACTGCAACGACAACAACGCCGGTGTCGGCGGGGTCCAGCAGTACTTCCGGGACGCGGATGGAGATGGCTTCGGCAACCCGTCGAACTCCATGTGGGCGTGCTCGCGCCCCGCGGGCTACGTCCAGGACTTCGGTGACTGCAACGACAACAACGCCCAGGTCCATCCCTACCGGACCGAGGTCTGCGATGGCCTCGACAACAACTGCAACGGAATGGTGGACGAGTACATCGGCTCCACCTTCTACCGGGACGCGGATGGCGACGGTTGGGGCAACGGTCAGGCCCCCATCCAGTCCTGCTTTCAGCCCGCTGGCTACGTGACGAATGCCAGCGACTGCAACGACTCCAACCCCAGCATCGGCCAGCCCACCGTCTGGTACCTCGACCAGGACGGCGACGGCTATGGCCACGGTGGCCACTGGCAATATGCGTGCAATCAACCCGCCGGTTACGTCGCCAATGGCAGCGACTGCCACGACTCCAACGCCAGCATCAATCCTGGGATGCCCGAGTCCTGCCTGGATCACATCGACAACAACTGCGACGGGTACATCGCGCCCTACTGCGGCTGGACTCCCGACCCCAACCCCAATCCGTGGCCGTGTCCTCCGGGCCAGAGCTGCCAGGAACCGTGA
- a CDS encoding DUF192 domain-containing protein, with protein sequence MVMALPLWVSACQQEAQGSAPRAPPKAAPAPARPPVTDVTAEGYVMPPLPKGHVRLEDAFGGVHRVEVEIAATAASRARGMMWRTSLDAGKGMLFLFPHEEVQGFWMRNTLISLDMIFITADLRVAGIVSRAVPRTFESRSVGVPSQYVLEVPGGWTEKVGIRKGSAVRFDGVSGLAIEP encoded by the coding sequence ATGGTGATGGCCCTGCCGTTGTGGGTGTCGGCCTGCCAGCAGGAGGCGCAGGGCAGCGCGCCGCGTGCTCCGCCGAAGGCCGCGCCCGCGCCAGCCCGTCCGCCGGTCACGGATGTCACCGCCGAGGGCTACGTCATGCCGCCGCTTCCCAAGGGCCACGTGCGGCTGGAGGACGCCTTTGGCGGTGTCCATCGCGTGGAGGTGGAGATCGCCGCGACGGCGGCCTCTCGCGCCCGGGGCATGATGTGGCGCACGTCGCTGGACGCGGGCAAGGGCATGCTCTTCCTCTTCCCGCATGAAGAGGTCCAGGGCTTCTGGATGCGCAACACGCTCATCTCGCTGGACATGATCTTCATCACGGCGGACCTGCGCGTCGCGGGCATCGTGTCGCGCGCGGTGCCCCGGACGTTCGAATCTCGCTCCGTGGGCGTCCCCAGTCAGTACGTGCTGGAGGTGCCCGGTGGCTGGACGGAGAAGGTGGGCATCCGCAAGGGCAGCGCGGTCCGCTTCGACGGTGTGTCGGGCCTCGCCATCGAGCCTTGA
- the plpQ gene encoding motility regulator PlpA produces the protein MSEQKTGPEHRQNGRAPIELKVDYKKLNSFFADYTKNISKGGTFIKTKKPLPIGTRFLFKLTVPHREAPFELLGEVVWSKADADEPGMGIRFIYSSEAQRVEFETVVEGLMSDSLGGELTEKLLNKPLHSHS, from the coding sequence ATGTCCGAACAGAAGACAGGTCCAGAGCACCGCCAGAACGGGCGAGCGCCCATCGAGCTGAAGGTCGACTACAAGAAGCTCAACTCGTTCTTCGCGGACTACACGAAGAACATCAGCAAGGGTGGCACGTTCATCAAGACCAAGAAGCCGCTGCCCATCGGCACGCGCTTCCTGTTCAAGCTGACCGTGCCGCACCGGGAGGCCCCCTTCGAGCTGCTGGGCGAGGTCGTCTGGTCCAAGGCGGACGCGGACGAGCCCGGCATGGGCATTCGCTTCATCTACAGCAGCGAGGCGCAGCGGGTGGAGTTCGAGACCGTCGTGGAGGGGCTGATGTCCGACAGCCTCGGCGGCGAGCTGACGGAGAAGCTGCTCAACAAGCCGCTGCACTCGCACTCATGA
- a CDS encoding nuclear transport factor 2 family protein — protein sequence MLKRFLAFSVLSLLAACAPKRIPGTDIVDNSDTRAILGVMEQYRAALEARDAQGIQALISPSFQDDGGTPSDPSDDLDAKNLGAYLERVLPRIQGPRIELSVRRIQVGDNVAAAIYYWNASWRMPSLHSRAMKESELEQMVLRKEDGTWKIVSGI from the coding sequence ATGCTCAAACGCTTCCTCGCCTTCAGCGTCCTGTCCCTGCTGGCCGCGTGCGCCCCGAAGCGCATCCCCGGCACGGACATCGTCGACAACTCCGACACGCGCGCCATTCTTGGCGTCATGGAGCAGTACCGCGCAGCGCTGGAGGCCCGGGACGCCCAGGGCATCCAGGCGCTCATCTCCCCCTCGTTTCAGGACGACGGTGGAACGCCGAGCGACCCCAGCGACGACCTGGATGCGAAGAACCTGGGCGCCTATCTGGAGCGCGTCCTCCCCCGCATCCAGGGTCCCCGCATCGAGCTGAGCGTCCGCCGCATCCAGGTGGGCGACAACGTCGCCGCCGCCATCTACTACTGGAACGCCTCCTGGCGGATGCCCTCGCTCCACTCGCGCGCCATGAAGGAGTCCGAGCTGGAGCAGATGGTCCTCCGCAAGGAAGACGGGACCTGGAAGATCGTCAGCGGCATCTGA
- a CDS encoding tetratricopeptide repeat protein, whose amino-acid sequence MGTEGRKDWQRRESLSSALVQVGVVAVLLAGAVAFFVHRGTVRKQSEQHLHAARNAALRGNPADLARAMTELEALFQLDANARDAQALAADIQTVLWLEHRQPGADAKAREHLSRAEQLESQSGERYGAHALHLLAAGKAAEVETYLAGLEARGANNARLTLARALALQARGDLPGARQAFARAAETSWRDPRFTTAYGEALLDEGQYPQAVEAFSKALSVNPDHLLARVSAALAHTYQGRKVEEARQVLANVESRGAELTPVLRARAGALKAELALARNAPDEALRAADEALKASADEHYALFARARALAVKHDAQTRAAFEAAVARRRNAPLLYLDGARALQASGDTEGALALLDAYEKTFGPVQVTSADGTKSRLLDKDSRYWLARGGVLEVASRQEDALAAYDKAVAAKGVDLARAQYAKGALLLARKDYAGARPLLAAVAPDTGEGAMAEAYTAMGDLLFAQGEHAAGCQHYFFGLVRARAQGTPREALAARVDDIRKRLESAGQASMAKAWKAESASLLE is encoded by the coding sequence ATGGGCACCGAAGGGCGCAAGGACTGGCAGCGGCGCGAAAGCCTCTCCAGCGCGTTGGTCCAGGTGGGTGTCGTCGCCGTGCTGCTCGCGGGCGCGGTGGCCTTCTTCGTTCACCGCGGCACGGTCCGGAAGCAGTCCGAACAACACCTGCACGCGGCGCGCAACGCGGCCCTGCGTGGCAATCCCGCCGACCTCGCGCGGGCCATGACGGAGCTGGAGGCCTTGTTCCAGCTCGACGCCAATGCCCGCGACGCGCAGGCCCTGGCCGCCGACATCCAGACGGTGTTGTGGCTGGAGCACCGCCAGCCCGGCGCGGACGCGAAGGCCCGCGAACACCTCTCCCGCGCCGAACAACTGGAGTCCCAATCCGGCGAGCGCTACGGCGCGCACGCCCTGCACCTGCTGGCCGCGGGCAAGGCCGCCGAGGTGGAGACCTATCTGGCCGGGCTCGAAGCGCGCGGCGCCAACAACGCCCGCCTGACGCTGGCCCGGGCCCTGGCGCTTCAAGCCCGAGGCGACTTGCCCGGTGCCCGGCAGGCCTTCGCCCGCGCCGCGGAGACGTCTTGGAGGGACCCTCGCTTCACCACCGCGTATGGGGAAGCGCTGCTCGATGAAGGACAGTACCCGCAGGCCGTGGAGGCATTCAGCAAGGCCTTGAGCGTCAACCCGGACCACCTGCTGGCGCGCGTGTCCGCGGCGCTGGCGCACACGTACCAGGGACGCAAGGTGGAGGAGGCGCGGCAGGTGCTCGCCAACGTGGAGTCGCGTGGCGCGGAGCTGACGCCGGTGCTCCGGGCTCGCGCGGGTGCGCTGAAGGCGGAGCTGGCCCTGGCGCGCAACGCCCCGGACGAAGCGCTCCGGGCCGCGGATGAGGCCCTGAAGGCCTCCGCCGACGAGCACTATGCCCTCTTCGCCCGCGCGCGGGCCCTGGCGGTGAAACATGACGCGCAGACGCGCGCCGCCTTCGAGGCCGCGGTGGCCCGGCGCCGCAACGCGCCCCTGCTCTATCTGGATGGAGCGCGGGCGCTTCAAGCTTCCGGGGACACCGAAGGCGCGCTGGCCCTGCTCGACGCCTATGAAAAAACCTTCGGTCCGGTGCAGGTGACGTCCGCCGACGGCACGAAGAGCCGCCTGTTGGACAAGGACAGCCGCTACTGGCTGGCGCGCGGCGGCGTGCTGGAGGTCGCGAGCCGCCAGGAGGACGCGCTGGCCGCCTACGACAAGGCCGTGGCCGCGAAGGGCGTGGACCTGGCCCGCGCGCAGTACGCGAAGGGCGCGCTGCTGCTGGCGCGCAAGGACTACGCAGGGGCCCGGCCGCTGCTGGCCGCCGTGGCGCCGGACACGGGCGAGGGAGCGATGGCGGAGGCATACACCGCCATGGGGGACCTGCTCTTCGCCCAGGGCGAGCACGCCGCGGGGTGCCAGCACTACTTCTTCGGCCTCGTGCGCGCCCGTGCGCAGGGCACCCCGCGCGAGGCGCTGGCCGCGCGCGTGGACGACATCCGCAAGCGCCTCGAGTCCGCCGGGCAGGCCAGCATGGCCAAGGCCTGGAAGGCGGAGTCGGCCTCGCTCCTAGAGTAG
- a CDS encoding cyclic nucleotide-binding domain-containing protein: MNESSLRELGMDLIEERQFERALAVFAEAVRRVPADHRSRMLAARCLAELGERERAVTAYHACAEGLLRRDYLLSAMAACKLALDVAPNERRVNDTLIRIHSRAVRNAPGRAVVPPPLPPETLYDGKVETDLMGLQGEELSNRAIEVLAAPDPGGSADPNSRPPLPLFAELDRDAFVDLVRRMVWRRVLPDEVVSREGETAESLYVVVAGKAEVTRQQDGEARTLGFLGGGSIFGEIALLTGAPPTATVSAVSDTEVFEIRREHLNVVAKAHPAVPQVLADFAQTRMARNLMATSPMFQTMPESERGALLRRFAFRALQAREKVLVEGEHSPGLFLVLAGELVVQKEDPAGGVVTLGMLREGEVAGEISLLTGLRATATVLAARKTAAAFLERAAFQELVTAFPDIRTYLEQLSDRRLKQIGEALRPLEIIDADELVLEPEAA, from the coding sequence ATGAACGAGTCGTCACTGCGTGAGCTCGGGATGGACCTCATCGAGGAGCGCCAGTTCGAGCGGGCCCTCGCCGTGTTCGCCGAGGCGGTTCGCCGCGTCCCCGCGGACCACCGTTCGCGGATGCTGGCCGCGCGCTGCCTGGCGGAGCTGGGTGAGCGCGAGCGCGCCGTCACCGCCTACCACGCGTGCGCGGAGGGCCTCTTGCGCCGCGACTACCTGCTGTCCGCCATGGCCGCCTGCAAGCTGGCATTGGACGTGGCCCCCAACGAGCGGCGCGTGAATGACACGCTGATTCGCATCCACTCGCGCGCGGTGCGCAACGCGCCGGGCCGCGCCGTGGTGCCTCCTCCGCTGCCGCCCGAGACGCTCTACGACGGCAAGGTGGAGACGGACCTGATGGGGCTGCAGGGCGAGGAGCTGTCCAACCGCGCCATCGAGGTCCTGGCCGCGCCGGATCCGGGCGGCTCGGCGGACCCCAACAGCCGTCCTCCGCTGCCCCTGTTCGCGGAGCTGGACCGGGATGCCTTCGTGGACCTGGTGCGGCGGATGGTGTGGCGCCGCGTGCTGCCGGACGAGGTGGTGAGCCGCGAGGGAGAGACGGCGGAGTCGCTCTACGTGGTGGTGGCGGGCAAGGCGGAGGTGACGCGGCAGCAGGACGGCGAGGCGCGCACGCTGGGCTTCCTGGGCGGCGGGTCCATCTTCGGAGAAATCGCGCTGCTGACGGGCGCGCCGCCCACGGCGACGGTGTCCGCGGTGTCGGACACGGAGGTCTTCGAGATTCGCCGCGAGCACCTCAACGTGGTGGCGAAGGCGCACCCCGCGGTGCCGCAGGTGCTCGCGGACTTCGCGCAGACGCGCATGGCGCGCAACCTGATGGCCACCTCGCCCATGTTCCAGACGATGCCGGAGTCGGAGCGGGGCGCGCTTTTGCGGCGCTTCGCGTTCCGGGCGCTCCAGGCGCGCGAGAAGGTGCTGGTGGAGGGCGAGCACTCGCCGGGGCTGTTCCTGGTGCTGGCCGGTGAGCTGGTGGTGCAGAAGGAGGACCCGGCGGGCGGTGTGGTGACGCTGGGCATGCTGCGCGAGGGCGAGGTGGCGGGTGAAATCTCGCTGCTGACGGGCCTGCGGGCCACGGCCACGGTGCTGGCGGCGCGCAAGACAGCGGCCGCCTTCCTGGAGCGCGCCGCGTTCCAGGAGCTGGTGACGGCCTTCCCGGACATCCGGACGTACCTGGAGCAGTTGTCGGACCGGCGGCTGAAGCAGATTGGCGAGGCGCTGCGGCCCTTGGAAATCATCGACGCGGACGAGCTGGTGCTCGAGCCCGAGGCGGCCTGA